One genomic region from Vannielia litorea encodes:
- a CDS encoding HpcH/HpaI aldolase/citrate lyase family protein, whose translation MSFRLQPTPPARPNRCQLFGPGSRPAIFEKMAGSAADVINIDLEDSVAPDDKAEARRNVIQAIGDIDWGNKRLSVRINGLDTTYWYRDVVDLLENASERLDQIMIPKVGCAGDIYAVDALVTAVEAAMGRSKRIGFEVIIESAAGIAHVEEIAAASPRMEAMSLGAADFAASMGMQTTGIGGTQENYYMLHGDTRHYSDPWHWAQTAIVAACRTHGVLPVDGPFGDFSDDEGFRAQARRSATLGMVGKWAIHPKQVALSNEVFTPSEEAVAEAREILAAMEKAKAEGAGATVYKGRLVDIASIKQAEVIVKQSELIAS comes from the coding sequence ATGTCTTTCCGCCTCCAGCCCACGCCGCCTGCCCGCCCCAACCGCTGTCAGCTCTTCGGCCCCGGCTCCCGCCCGGCGATCTTCGAGAAGATGGCAGGCTCTGCGGCGGATGTGATCAACATCGACCTCGAAGATTCGGTCGCCCCTGATGACAAGGCAGAGGCCCGCCGCAACGTGATCCAAGCCATCGGCGATATCGACTGGGGCAACAAGCGCCTTTCCGTGCGTATCAACGGGCTCGATACCACCTATTGGTATCGCGACGTGGTCGATCTGCTTGAAAACGCGTCAGAAAGGCTCGACCAGATCATGATCCCCAAGGTCGGCTGCGCGGGCGATATCTATGCCGTCGACGCTCTGGTGACCGCCGTTGAGGCCGCCATGGGCCGCAGCAAGCGCATCGGTTTCGAGGTCATCATCGAGAGCGCCGCGGGCATCGCCCATGTCGAAGAAATCGCCGCCGCCTCGCCCCGGATGGAGGCGATGAGCCTCGGCGCCGCCGACTTTGCCGCCAGCATGGGCATGCAGACCACCGGCATCGGCGGGACGCAGGAAAATTACTATATGCTCCATGGGGATACCCGGCACTACTCCGACCCGTGGCACTGGGCGCAAACCGCCATCGTCGCCGCCTGCCGCACCCACGGCGTGCTGCCGGTCGATGGCCCCTTCGGTGACTTCTCCGACGATGAGGGCTTCCGCGCCCAGGCCCGCCGCTCGGCCACCCTCGGGATGGTCGGCAAATGGGCGATCCACCCCAAGCAGGTGGCCCTCTCCAACGAGGTCTTCACCCCCTCCGAAGAGGCCGTTGCCGAGGCCCGCGAGATCCTCGCCGCGATGGAAAAGGCCAAGGCCGAGGGTGCAGGCGCAACCGTTTACAAGGGCCGCCTCGTGGATATCGCCTCGATCAAACAGGCCGAGGTGATCGTGAAGCAATCCGAGCTGATCGCCTCGTAA
- a CDS encoding lysophospholipid acyltransferase family protein, which yields MRDAVQWVRSLIFVGQMYLAMAVLAVFFTPWMLVDRRGAFAGVHTYCRWVRWSASWMVGLKTEVRGEVPSGEVLVASKHQSFLDIIMLVSVLPRPKFIMKRELMFAPILGQYALRIGCVPVDRGKRAQAIQKMVADVASGAQRPGQLIIYPQGTRTAPGSDLPYKVGSAVLYRELGQTCVPAATNVGVFWPRKGIMRKPGVAVVEFLPPIPPGLTPQEFSERLRSVVEERSDALMLEAGFDAPAARGRAKG from the coding sequence ATGAGAGACGCGGTGCAATGGGTCCGCAGCCTGATCTTTGTCGGGCAGATGTATCTGGCGATGGCGGTACTGGCGGTGTTCTTCACCCCGTGGATGCTGGTGGACCGGCGCGGGGCCTTTGCCGGGGTGCATACCTATTGCCGCTGGGTGCGATGGTCTGCCTCGTGGATGGTGGGGCTGAAGACGGAGGTGCGCGGCGAGGTGCCCTCCGGCGAGGTGCTGGTCGCCTCCAAGCACCAAAGTTTCCTTGATATCATCATGCTGGTCTCGGTGCTGCCGCGCCCGAAGTTCATCATGAAACGCGAGCTGATGTTCGCGCCGATCCTCGGGCAATACGCGCTGCGGATCGGCTGTGTACCGGTGGACCGGGGCAAGCGGGCGCAGGCGATTCAGAAGATGGTGGCCGATGTCGCCAGCGGGGCGCAGCGGCCCGGACAGCTGATCATCTATCCGCAGGGCACCCGCACCGCGCCCGGCTCGGACCTGCCCTACAAGGTGGGCAGCGCGGTGCTCTACCGCGAGCTTGGGCAAACCTGTGTGCCAGCGGCGACCAACGTGGGCGTGTTCTGGCCGCGCAAGGGGATCATGCGCAAGCCGGGCGTGGCGGTGGTGGAGTTTCTGCCGCCAATCCCGCCGGGACTGACGCCGCAGGAGTTCTCCGAGCGGCTGCGCAGCGTGGTCGAGGAACGCTCGGATGCGCTGATGCTGGAGGCCGGGTTCGATGCACCGGCGGCAAGGGGGAGGGCAAAGGGATGA
- a CDS encoding acetyl-CoA carboxylase carboxyltransferase subunit alpha, whose protein sequence is MTNYLEFEKPLAEIEGKAEELRAMARSNPEMKVEDEARGLDKKASDLLAELYGDLSAWRKCQVARHPDRPHCKDYIEALFTEYTPLAGDRNFADDHAVMGGMARLEGRPVVVIGHEKGHDTKTRIERNFGMARPEGYRKAIRLMDLADRFDLPVVTLVDTPGAYPGKGAEERGQSEAIARSTEKCLNLGVPMVSVVIGEGGSGGAVAFASSNRLAMLEHSIYSVISPEGCASILWKDAEKMREAAEALRLTAQDLKQLGICDHIIQEPLGGAQRHRAEVIKRVGGAVQSLLKDLEGKNRKQLRKDRREKFLKMGSKGLAA, encoded by the coding sequence ATGACCAACTACCTGGAATTCGAGAAGCCGCTTGCCGAGATCGAGGGCAAGGCCGAAGAGCTGCGTGCGATGGCACGCTCGAACCCCGAGATGAAGGTCGAGGACGAGGCCCGCGGGCTCGACAAGAAGGCCAGCGACCTGCTCGCCGAGCTCTATGGCGACCTTTCCGCATGGCGCAAATGCCAGGTCGCGCGGCACCCCGACCGCCCGCACTGCAAGGATTACATCGAGGCGCTCTTCACCGAATACACGCCGCTCGCCGGCGACAGGAACTTTGCCGATGACCACGCCGTCATGGGCGGCATGGCGCGGCTCGAAGGGCGCCCGGTGGTCGTGATCGGCCACGAGAAGGGCCATGACACCAAAACCCGCATCGAGCGCAACTTCGGCATGGCCCGCCCCGAGGGCTACCGCAAGGCGATCCGCCTGATGGACCTCGCAGACCGCTTCGATCTGCCCGTGGTCACACTGGTCGACACTCCCGGAGCCTATCCCGGCAAGGGCGCCGAAGAGCGCGGCCAGTCCGAGGCCATCGCCCGCTCGACCGAGAAGTGCCTCAACCTCGGCGTGCCGATGGTATCGGTGGTGATCGGCGAGGGCGGCTCCGGCGGCGCGGTGGCCTTTGCCTCCTCCAACCGCTTGGCAATGCTCGAACATTCGATCTACTCGGTGATCTCCCCCGAGGGCTGTGCCTCGATCCTGTGGAAGGATGCCGAGAAGATGCGCGAGGCGGCTGAGGCCCTGCGGCTCACCGCACAGGATCTCAAGCAGCTCGGCATCTGCGACCACATCATCCAGGAGCCACTGGGCGGCGCACAGCGTCACCGTGCCGAGGTGATCAAGCGCGTCGGCGGCGCGGTGCAGAGCCTGCTGAAGGATCTTGAGGGCAAGAACCGCAAGCAGCTCCGCAAGGACCGCCGCGAGAAGTTCCTGAAGATGGGCAGCAAGGGGCTGGCGGCGTAA
- a CDS encoding metallophosphoesterase family protein translates to MSLPARRLPAPPGRFAVIADIHGNADALEAVLAEIDREGLRFIVNLGDHLSGPMDPAGVAAQLMARPGMVCIRGNHDRYLLEDPLEQMSATDRVSREALGAAEMGWLRALPVTAWLGEDVYLCHARPAVDDEYLMEVIDGEGVARRAADDVAADLEGVDAALVLCGHSHLQGALEVGGRLVVNPGSVGCPAYTDAEPAPHAVENGSPDAKWAVVARGRAGWEAEFRATPYDTTRMVAMARAYGRDDWARAVETGWIRG, encoded by the coding sequence ATGAGCCTGCCTGCCCGCCGCCTGCCCGCACCGCCGGGCCGCTTTGCGGTGATTGCCGACATTCACGGCAATGCCGATGCGCTGGAGGCGGTGCTGGCGGAGATCGACCGGGAGGGGCTGCGCTTTATCGTGAACCTCGGCGACCACCTGAGCGGGCCGATGGACCCTGCGGGGGTGGCGGCGCAGTTGATGGCGCGGCCCGGGATGGTGTGCATCCGGGGCAATCATGACCGCTACCTGCTGGAAGACCCGCTGGAGCAGATGAGCGCGACCGACCGGGTGAGCCGTGAGGCGCTGGGCGCGGCCGAGATGGGCTGGCTGCGGGCGCTGCCGGTGACGGCGTGGCTTGGGGAGGATGTGTATCTTTGCCATGCGCGGCCTGCGGTGGATGATGAATATCTGATGGAAGTGATCGACGGCGAGGGCGTGGCGCGGCGGGCGGCGGATGATGTGGCCGCCGATCTGGAGGGTGTCGACGCCGCGCTGGTGCTCTGCGGGCATTCGCATTTGCAGGGCGCGCTGGAGGTTGGCGGGCGGCTGGTGGTGAATCCCGGCTCCGTGGGCTGCCCGGCCTATACCGATGCCGAGCCTGCCCCCCACGCGGTGGAGAACGGCTCGCCTGATGCGAAATGGGCCGTGGTGGCGCGGGGCCGCGCGGGCTGGGAGGCGGAATTCAGGGCCACGCCATATGACACCACCCGGATGGTCGCGATGGCGCGGGCCTATGGCCGGGACGACTGGGCGCGGGCGGTGGAGACCGGCTGGATCAGAGGATAG
- a CDS encoding OmpA family protein yields MRRLWGGAVLVGGVLVLGLYAGARPAHDIEDRVREQAAAAVQGSVHALSAEVKGRDIVLTGLADGEAEYTRVIVALDEVPGRRVVRSEAEILAAANPYRLRGAFGPGGPVWEGNVPSEAARVGLAENIGEEAAAGLALASGAPAGWSGALGAALEARRQLVRGEVSLEGQAVRLSGVVMTPREQAAAEEALAALPEGWSAETELTTLDDGKPFALDIEAVDGNVTWRGGKLPRAVDPLDLDTAYGAPVAGDIAVAQIGEEQEDFAGATQSGMAALAQLMRGRLRIEGQTLALTGLAADPGAAAAARAELEGLPEGFTPLVELELHDDGKPFTLALKKSASGLQASGKLPASMAEDDIAAVTGQTPHGDLAVARIGAEEEVFTLAARAALRAVAPMKSADVTLGEEGLSFVALAPTPAEAAEAEAALAPVTGSLPVSTQIDVEDDGQPFALVVEKSPEGAWSASGKVPAVLEGFDYAAAAGVEALEAGEVAVARIGGEAHGFADAVPPGLAALTVLNSGRLTVREGAVELEGEADDPEVAAEAEAALGALPEGFAPTLALDLVDDGTPPAFTFAYSVTEGGSLSGKLPAGMIPPEIAELTGLGQLSGTPGQSRDDETGAEGMRSAMAALGPWMGEIEALELVLAEDGSVSADVTASPGVDGELMRARLAEALGGAVTLAVAEAEGAEGDLRDNPATGAQQRLSGGVWLPVIEGIETTVAGCDAATASALEGERIGFVTGAFRLDAASFSAVNKVAAVALACAEAELTLELGGHTDSTGNAESNKALSQRRAEVVAAALGARGVPEAALVAVGYGADQPVADNETEEGRAQNRRTTLEWRD; encoded by the coding sequence GTGCGCAGGCTCTGGGGCGGGGCAGTTCTGGTGGGAGGCGTGCTGGTGCTGGGGCTTTATGCCGGCGCACGGCCCGCTCATGACATCGAGGATCGGGTGCGGGAGCAGGCCGCTGCGGCGGTGCAGGGCTCGGTGCATGCGCTTAGTGCCGAGGTGAAGGGCCGCGACATCGTGCTCACGGGCCTTGCCGATGGCGAGGCGGAATATACCCGGGTGATCGTGGCGCTGGACGAGGTGCCGGGCCGCCGGGTGGTGCGATCGGAGGCCGAGATTCTCGCGGCGGCAAACCCCTACAGATTGCGCGGCGCATTCGGCCCCGGCGGCCCCGTCTGGGAAGGCAACGTGCCGAGCGAGGCCGCGCGGGTCGGGCTGGCGGAGAACATCGGAGAAGAGGCGGCGGCGGGCCTTGCGCTGGCCTCCGGCGCGCCTGCCGGTTGGTCCGGCGCCCTGGGCGCGGCGCTGGAGGCCCGGCGCCAGCTGGTACGCGGCGAGGTTTCACTGGAGGGGCAGGCGGTGCGGCTTTCGGGCGTGGTGATGACCCCGCGCGAGCAGGCTGCCGCAGAGGAGGCGCTGGCCGCGTTGCCCGAGGGCTGGAGCGCCGAGACCGAGCTGACCACGCTGGATGATGGCAAGCCCTTTGCCCTCGATATCGAGGCGGTGGACGGCAACGTGACATGGCGCGGCGGCAAGCTGCCGCGCGCGGTCGATCCGCTGGATCTCGACACCGCTTATGGCGCGCCGGTGGCGGGGGATATCGCCGTGGCGCAGATTGGCGAGGAGCAGGAAGATTTTGCCGGGGCCACCCAATCGGGCATGGCCGCGCTGGCGCAGCTGATGCGCGGGCGGCTCAGGATCGAAGGGCAGACGCTGGCGCTGACCGGGCTTGCCGCCGATCCGGGCGCAGCCGCTGCGGCCCGCGCCGAGTTGGAGGGGCTACCCGAGGGCTTTACCCCGCTGGTGGAACTGGAGCTGCATGACGACGGCAAGCCTTTCACCCTCGCCCTGAAAAAATCCGCCAGCGGATTGCAGGCCAGCGGCAAGCTGCCCGCCTCGATGGCGGAGGATGACATTGCCGCCGTCACCGGCCAGACCCCGCATGGCGACCTTGCGGTGGCCCGGATCGGCGCGGAGGAGGAGGTGTTCACCCTCGCGGCCCGTGCCGCCCTGCGCGCCGTGGCGCCGATGAAGAGTGCCGATGTGACGCTGGGCGAGGAGGGGCTGAGCTTTGTCGCCCTGGCCCCCACCCCGGCGGAGGCCGCAGAGGCCGAGGCGGCGCTGGCCCCGGTGACGGGCAGCCTGCCGGTGTCGACCCAGATCGACGTGGAAGACGATGGCCAACCCTTCGCCCTCGTGGTCGAAAAATCCCCCGAGGGTGCATGGAGCGCCAGCGGCAAGGTGCCCGCCGTGCTGGAAGGCTTCGACTATGCCGCCGCGGCGGGGGTCGAGGCGCTGGAAGCGGGCGAGGTGGCCGTGGCACGGATCGGCGGCGAGGCCCACGGCTTTGCCGATGCGGTGCCGCCGGGCCTTGCGGCGCTGACGGTGCTGAACTCGGGCCGCCTCACGGTGCGCGAGGGCGCGGTGGAGCTGGAGGGCGAGGCCGATGACCCGGAGGTGGCCGCCGAGGCCGAGGCGGCGCTGGGCGCGCTGCCCGAGGGATTTGCCCCGACGCTGGCGCTGGACCTCGTGGATGACGGCACGCCGCCGGCCTTTACCTTTGCCTATTCGGTGACCGAAGGCGGCAGCCTCAGCGGCAAGTTGCCTGCCGGGATGATCCCACCTGAGATCGCCGAGCTGACCGGGCTGGGCCAGCTCAGCGGCACGCCGGGCCAGTCGCGCGACGACGAGACCGGCGCGGAGGGGATGCGCAGCGCGATGGCGGCGCTCGGCCCGTGGATGGGTGAGATCGAGGCGTTGGAGCTGGTGCTGGCCGAGGATGGCAGCGTGAGTGCCGATGTCACCGCCAGCCCGGGCGTGGATGGCGAGCTGATGCGCGCCCGTCTGGCCGAGGCGCTGGGCGGGGCTGTGACCCTTGCGGTGGCAGAGGCCGAGGGCGCGGAGGGCGATCTGCGTGACAACCCGGCGACGGGGGCGCAGCAGCGGCTTTCGGGCGGGGTCTGGCTGCCGGTCATCGAGGGGATCGAGACCACGGTGGCGGGCTGCGACGCGGCCACGGCCAGCGCGCTGGAGGGCGAGCGGATTGGATTTGTGACCGGGGCGTTCCGGCTGGATGCGGCCTCGTTCAGCGCGGTGAACAAGGTGGCCGCGGTGGCGCTGGCCTGCGCCGAGGCCGAGCTGACGCTGGAGCTGGGCGGGCACACCGATTCCACCGGAAATGCGGAGAGCAACAAGGCGCTGAGCCAGCGGCGGGCCGAGGTGGTCGCCGCCGCGCTGGGCGCGCGCGGTGTGCCGGAGGCGGCACTGGTGGCCGTGGGCTACGGCGCCGATCAGCCGGTGGCCGATAACGAGACCGAAGAGGGCCGGGCGCAGAACCGGCGCACCACGCTCGAGTGGCGAGACTAG
- a CDS encoding GyrI-like domain-containing protein, which translates to MDYKKRMERVERHILTHLDEDLSLDALADVAAFSRFHFHRVYLKMMGESVAETVRRTRLNRAAVMLATTRQEMAQVAELCGYPNTQSFARAYRAAFGEAPSQTRRSRVAPVLLLPENQGEIPMYDVDIRQEPGFHGAALAHSGPYQEIGQAYEGLIQRCLAAGLGGKLGLLVAYFWDDPTAVPADQLRSHAGVILPEGTPVPEGLDPVDVKPCEVLVVTHKGPYSGLPEAWGFMYGKALAESGRAPSEEEPPFERYLNNAMDTAPEELLTEVVMPLAR; encoded by the coding sequence ATGGATTACAAAAAACGGATGGAGCGGGTGGAGCGCCACATCCTGACCCATCTGGACGAAGACCTGAGCCTCGATGCGCTCGCCGATGTGGCCGCCTTCTCGCGGTTTCACTTTCATCGGGTCTATCTGAAGATGATGGGAGAGAGCGTGGCCGAGACGGTGCGGCGCACCCGGCTGAACCGCGCGGCGGTGATGCTGGCGACCACACGGCAGGAGATGGCGCAGGTGGCCGAGCTGTGCGGCTACCCGAATACGCAGAGCTTTGCGCGGGCCTACCGCGCGGCTTTTGGCGAGGCCCCCTCGCAGACACGTCGCAGCCGGGTGGCCCCCGTGCTGCTGCTGCCCGAAAACCAAGGAGAGATACCCATGTATGATGTCGACATCCGGCAGGAGCCGGGCTTTCACGGTGCGGCCCTTGCCCACTCCGGCCCCTATCAGGAAATCGGGCAGGCTTATGAAGGGCTTATCCAGCGCTGCCTTGCGGCCGGGCTGGGCGGGAAGCTGGGCCTGCTGGTGGCCTATTTCTGGGACGATCCGACGGCGGTGCCGGCCGATCAGCTGCGCTCCCATGCCGGGGTGATCCTGCCTGAGGGCACGCCGGTGCCGGAGGGCTTGGACCCGGTGGATGTGAAGCCCTGCGAGGTGCTGGTGGTGACCCACAAGGGGCCATACTCCGGGCTGCCGGAGGCTTGGGGCTTCATGTATGGCAAGGCGCTGGCCGAGAGCGGGCGGGCGCCCTCGGAGGAGGAGCCGCCCTTTGAGCGCTACCTGAACAACGCGATGGACACCGCGCCGGAAGAGCTGCTGACCGAGGTGGTCATGCCCTTGGCGCGGTGA
- a CDS encoding pyridoxamine 5'-phosphate oxidase family protein: protein MSEIRDVAELEALYGAPGQRSLDKVAQRITPLYRQWIAASRFCVLSTVGPEGTDGSPRGDDGPVVLELDETTLALPDWMGNNRMDSLRNIVRDGRVSLMFMVPGSTNVVRVNGTAVVSVDEALRGRFERAGKLPRSVVVVTLGEIYFQCAKAILRSGLWRGEDESGKVPTAGELVREADAGFDAESYDDGYAEYAKPRMW, encoded by the coding sequence ATGAGCGAAATCCGGGATGTGGCCGAGCTCGAGGCGCTTTATGGCGCGCCGGGGCAGCGCTCGCTCGACAAGGTGGCGCAGCGGATCACCCCGCTCTATCGCCAATGGATCGCCGCCTCGCGGTTTTGCGTGCTCTCCACCGTGGGGCCGGAGGGCACCGATGGCTCGCCGCGCGGGGACGATGGCCCGGTGGTGCTGGAGCTGGACGAGACCACGCTCGCGCTGCCTGACTGGATGGGCAACAACCGCATGGATTCGCTGCGCAATATCGTGCGGGACGGGCGGGTGAGCCTGATGTTCATGGTGCCCGGATCAACCAACGTGGTGCGGGTGAACGGCACGGCTGTGGTTTCGGTCGACGAGGCGCTGCGGGGCCGGTTCGAGCGGGCAGGCAAGCTGCCGCGCTCGGTGGTCGTGGTGACGCTGGGCGAGATCTACTTTCAATGCGCCAAGGCGATCCTGCGCTCGGGCCTGTGGCGCGGCGAGGATGAAAGCGGCAAGGTGCCCACGGCGGGTGAGCTGGTGCGCGAGGCCGATGCGGGCTTTGACGCCGAAAGCTACGACGACGGCTATGCGGAGTATGCCAAGCCGCGGATGTGGTGA
- the dgcA gene encoding N-acetyl-D-Glu racemase DgcA, whose product MEITARTEQFALSVPFTISRGTKVAADVVTVEVREGGAVGRGECVPYARYGESLSSVMDQIKGLPEKVSRGDLPRLLPSGAARNAVDCALWDLEAKQRGERVWALASLKEPGPEICAYTLSLGEPEEMELAARENAHRPLLKIKLGTPEDMPRLEAVRRGAPRSRLIVDANEGWSAEIYSDLAPHLLRLGVNLVEQPVPADQDESLVGLIKPVPICADESCHDRGSLKHLKGKYDVINIKLDKTGGLTEALALKRAAMEEGYGIMVGCMVGTSLGMAPAVLVAQGVGFTDLDGPLLLKEDRMPPLAYDGRGVHPSQAALWG is encoded by the coding sequence ATGGAGATCACCGCCAGAACCGAACAATTTGCGCTGAGCGTGCCCTTCACCATCTCGCGCGGCACCAAGGTGGCCGCCGATGTGGTGACGGTGGAGGTGCGTGAGGGCGGCGCGGTCGGGCGCGGCGAATGCGTGCCCTATGCCCGCTACGGCGAAAGCCTCTCCAGCGTGATGGACCAGATCAAGGGGCTGCCCGAGAAGGTCTCACGCGGTGATCTGCCCCGGCTGCTGCCGAGCGGCGCGGCCCGCAACGCCGTGGATTGCGCGCTCTGGGATCTGGAGGCCAAGCAGCGCGGCGAGCGGGTGTGGGCCTTGGCGAGCCTCAAGGAGCCGGGGCCGGAGATTTGCGCCTACACGCTGTCGCTCGGGGAGCCGGAGGAGATGGAACTGGCGGCGCGGGAGAACGCGCATCGCCCGCTGCTGAAGATCAAGCTCGGCACGCCGGAGGATATGCCCCGGCTGGAGGCGGTGCGCCGGGGTGCGCCGCGCTCGCGGTTGATCGTGGATGCCAATGAGGGCTGGTCGGCGGAGATTTACAGCGATCTGGCCCCGCATCTGCTGCGGCTCGGCGTGAACCTCGTGGAGCAGCCGGTGCCTGCCGATCAGGACGAGAGCCTCGTGGGCCTCATCAAGCCGGTGCCGATCTGCGCCGATGAGAGTTGCCATGACCGGGGAAGCCTGAAGCACCTGAAGGGCAAATACGATGTGATCAACATCAAGCTCGACAAGACCGGCGGGCTGACCGAGGCGCTGGCGCTGAAGCGGGCGGCGATGGAAGAGGGCTACGGCATCATGGTGGGCTGCATGGTGGGCACGAGCCTCGGCATGGCGCCGGCTGTGCTGGTGGCGCAGGGCGTGGGGTTCACCGACCTCGACGGGCCGCTCTTGCTGAAGGAAGACCGGATGCCGCCGCTGGCCTATGACGGGCGCGGGGTGCATCCGAGCCAAGCGGCGCTCTGGGGATGA
- a CDS encoding D-amino-acid transaminase, whose protein sequence is MSRIVYVNGEYLPEEEAKVSVFDRGFLFADGVYEVTTVMGGKLVDFDGHAKRLWRSMGELEMTPPCTEEELLGIHRALIEKNGFDEGLIYLQVTRGAADRDFAYPAEGTAPTLVLFHQEKQVADSPAAGKGMRIVSIPDERWGRRDIKTVQLLYPSMGKMAAKKAGADDAWMVEEGVVTEGTSNNAYIVKDGVIVTRQLGTEILHGITRAAVLRFAREAQMKVEERPFTIEEAQGADEAFITSASAFVMPVVEIDGAKLGGGTPGPVATRLREIYIDEMRKAAV, encoded by the coding sequence ATGAGCCGGATCGTCTATGTGAACGGGGAATATCTGCCGGAAGAGGAGGCCAAGGTCTCTGTCTTCGACCGCGGGTTTCTCTTTGCCGATGGCGTCTACGAGGTGACGACCGTGATGGGCGGCAAGCTGGTGGATTTCGACGGCCACGCGAAGCGGCTGTGGCGCTCGATGGGCGAGCTGGAGATGACGCCGCCCTGCACCGAGGAAGAGTTGCTGGGCATCCACCGGGCGCTGATCGAGAAGAACGGCTTTGACGAGGGGCTGATCTACCTGCAGGTCACCCGCGGCGCGGCGGACCGGGATTTTGCCTATCCGGCGGAGGGCACGGCGCCGACGCTGGTGCTGTTCCATCAGGAGAAGCAGGTGGCCGACAGCCCGGCGGCGGGCAAGGGGATGCGGATTGTCTCGATCCCCGACGAGCGCTGGGGGCGGCGGGATATCAAGACGGTGCAGCTGCTTTACCCGTCGATGGGCAAGATGGCGGCCAAGAAGGCGGGCGCCGACGATGCGTGGATGGTGGAAGAGGGCGTGGTGACCGAGGGCACGTCGAACAACGCTTATATCGTGAAGGATGGCGTGATCGTGACGCGCCAGCTGGGCACCGAGATCCTGCACGGGATCACCCGCGCCGCCGTGCTGCGCTTTGCCCGCGAGGCGCAGATGAAGGTGGAGGAGCGGCCCTTCACCATCGAAGAGGCGCAGGGGGCGGATGAGGCCTTCATCACCTCGGCCTCGGCCTTCGTGATGCCGGTGGTCGAGATCGACGGCGCCAAGCTGGGCGGCGGCACGCCGGGGCCGGTGGCCACGCGGCTGCGGGAGATCTACATCGACGAGATGCGCAAGGCGGCTGTTTGA
- a CDS encoding DUF1244 domain-containing protein, whose product MDDATRTELEAAAFRTLQKHLMEKRTDVQNIDLMNLAGFCRNCLSRWMQEAAAERGIEMDKEEARELFYGMPYDAWKAQNQTEATDAQNEAFKTAFEENVTKG is encoded by the coding sequence ATGGACGACGCGACCCGCACCGAGCTTGAAGCCGCCGCCTTCCGGACGCTGCAGAAGCACCTGATGGAAAAGCGCACCGACGTGCAGAACATCGACCTGATGAACCTCGCCGGCTTCTGCCGCAATTGCCTCTCCCGCTGGATGCAGGAAGCCGCCGCCGAGCGGGGCATCGAGATGGACAAGGAAGAGGCCCGCGAGTTGTTCTACGGCATGCCCTACGACGCGTGGAAAGCGCAGAACCAGACCGAAGCCACCGACGCCCAGAACGAGGCCTTCAAGACCGCCTTTGAGGAAAACGTCACCAAGGGCTGA
- the dgcN gene encoding N-acetyltransferase DgcN translates to MIETPYLLFLGDAPDALAAKVAQGIKDWRPDNAVGQLRLDGCKADMKLTDMTIEEAVAAGAKTLVIGVANRGGTISQAWMDVLEKALIAGMDLASGLHNLLKHEPTLVALAEEHGRQLHDVRIPSVKYPIANGEPRKGMRLLAVGTDCSVGKMYTTIAMDAEAKARGMKSNFRATGQTGILITGNGVPLDAVIADFMAGSIEWLTPDNDADHWDMIEGQGSLFHPSYSGVTLALVHGGAPDALVLCHEPTRPHMRGLPGYELPTLEALRDVSLTMARVVNPGCEVIGISINTQHMSEAEAEAYLAEVEAQMGLPTVDPFRQGAGRLVDALPAPKA, encoded by the coding sequence ATGATCGAGACCCCCTATCTTCTTTTCCTCGGAGACGCCCCGGATGCGCTGGCCGCCAAGGTGGCCCAAGGCATCAAGGACTGGCGGCCGGACAATGCAGTGGGCCAGCTGAGGCTCGACGGCTGCAAGGCCGACATGAAGCTCACCGACATGACCATCGAAGAGGCCGTTGCCGCCGGCGCAAAGACGCTGGTGATCGGCGTGGCCAACCGGGGCGGCACCATCAGCCAGGCGTGGATGGACGTGCTGGAAAAGGCACTGATCGCCGGGATGGACCTTGCCTCTGGCCTGCACAACCTGCTCAAGCACGAGCCGACGCTCGTGGCGCTGGCCGAGGAGCATGGCCGCCAGTTGCATGACGTGCGCATCCCCAGCGTGAAATACCCGATCGCCAACGGCGAGCCGCGCAAGGGCATGCGCCTGCTGGCGGTGGGCACCGATTGCTCGGTGGGCAAGATGTATACCACCATCGCGATGGACGCCGAGGCCAAGGCACGGGGAATGAAGTCGAATTTCCGCGCAACGGGGCAGACGGGCATCCTCATCACCGGCAACGGCGTGCCGCTCGACGCGGTGATCGCCGACTTCATGGCTGGCTCCATCGAGTGGCTGACCCCCGACAACGACGCCGATCATTGGGACATGATCGAAGGGCAGGGCAGCCTGTTTCACCCCAGCTACAGCGGCGTGACGCTGGCGCTGGTGCATGGCGGCGCGCCCGATGCGCTGGTGCTCTGCCACGAGCCGACGCGGCCCCATATGCGCGGCCTGCCGGGCTACGAGCTACCGACGCTGGAGGCGCTGCGGGATGTGTCGCTGACGATGGCGCGGGTGGTGAACCCCGGTTGCGAGGTGATCGGCATTTCGATCAACACCCAGCACATGAGCGAGGCGGAGGCCGAGGCCTATCTGGCCGAGGTCGAGGCGCAGATGGGCCTGCCCACGGTGGACCCGTTCCGCCAGGGTGCGGGCCGTCTGGTAGATGCCCTTCCGGCACCAAAAGCCTGA